In a single window of the Biomphalaria glabrata chromosome 5, xgBioGlab47.1, whole genome shotgun sequence genome:
- the LOC106076036 gene encoding protein FAM135A-like isoform X1, whose product MTSYIVTASASRDEKLADDMAELQATIEISVELNKFYNVDLFQRGYYQIQTVLKTPPKLSTRVEISDNKVNVLKGTQENASAFIQSCVGKSQKFQILYRNEEVDVSDIFIYRIHLLVESTKLEKNLESLDLRLELQLWCNDEDEISESEGKMELASSRTLQLHLSPTKGLHHSLPVLFDYFHLSAVEVVIHGTIIAIHQPYLNMPKSPKGAKAPDQSTLEAVYFGQKLSTPPPSNANSSSVRLQQAHLMHKTICKILLSSHESLQESLQLLASKIPGNSFHLAKKDCHTRLGEAVMKVQGVLEEDDLIQTAITDITQLCAENVILWAQFLEIVLKQPQVHLHLAREHHNLRIRRFAEGFFTLDHKKSSCLSCYDPGLHGHSALASIVKNSQYFNNLPSLAVECTDLDGDVNTLPVMFEDIFHDARAVPPQVYQKAAHTLSEGSNTGSPRHRSSSNSSSSVASERGGSSPHLRKRTSSKKFIKNMKPEGFKRPSSYYCNETEVVPIKQDTEVTLIGYRKIPAQDFISSAAVHLGTLSPDSPDGVGNANLTNQLEKSYSSSLSSIFPTSCMNRGSDDSIPDICDTEMSQPSFVSTPEKTVVSCVTLPQGPSIPLPQASPPQGDTSAIVTSKPPVFPSQSDSITTNSGLAKSVEKHSTDSLKTSTPQKIVPISSIHQTTVPALSKEELGQLAKGISHALGQEDTTAEQLKSPVSANDDDFSDDDTNVANGFDDVLETYRQDFSIKKQSDVAASSLTSMSKAPLPGGIITSLEKAQSQRSLEATQTVDSKNDSALGSEISSQEEVSYSSSPSSGSRPTQIDTLGLNLPVATNTSMDPGHVTCSYADPRQQVTVLELLKEEYKRSVALQDGATDITDSKCYNLLTSTSNKDFHLSGQRAASDSDILRNCEEEEKHVHNHKDAIMRTSTEGSEKRKVHLSTSSSYPELSHAASKPEPPRLVSVVGHSTVNFIQLRESLKLELNFPGYLYSECPTLASRIPYFHVPADVDETSGIHLIVCVHGLDGNSADLRLVRTYIEMALPGFRLEFLMSERNQQDTFADFDKMTERLVDEILSYLDTFGFDITRISFVGHSLGNIIIRSTLSHPKISHLLPKLYTFLSLSGPHLGTLYNTSGLVNMGMWFMQKWKKSGSLLQLSLKDHNDLRQTFLYKLSQKPVLHNFKHVLLVGSHQDRYIPYHSSRIEICRAAQKDTTTTGAVYREMVQNILEPIIQSAHCTLIRYDVFHALPSTANTMIGRAAHIAVLDSEIFIEKFLTVTGLKYFQ is encoded by the exons aTGACATGGCCGAGCTTCAGGCTACCATAGAAATCTCTGTGGAGCTCAATAAATTTTACAATGTGGATCTATTCCAGAGAGG TTACTATCAAATCCAGACAGTCCTGAAGACACCACCCAAGCTGTCTACTAGAGTGGAGATAAGTGACAACAAAGTCAATGTTTTAAAAG GTACTCAGGAGAATGCCTCTGCCTTTATACAAAGCTGTGTTGGTAAGAGCCAGAAGTTCCAGATCCTGTACAGAAATGAGGAGGTGGATGTGTcggatatatttatatacaggATCCACCTGCTGGTGGAGAGTACCAAG cTAGAAAAgaatttagaaagtttggacCTGAGACTAGAACTACAGCTCTGGTGTAATGATGAAGATGAAAT TTCAGAGTCTGAGGGCAAGATGGAGCTGGCCAGTAGCAGGACATTACAGCTCCACCTCTCACCCACCAAAGGTCTCCACCACTCACTGCCTGTGCTCTTTGACTACTTTCACTTGTCAGCTGTGGAGGTTGTGATCCACGGAACTATCATTGCAATACATCAGCCTTATCTAAA TATGCCCAAATCCCCAAAAGGTGCTAAAGCTCCAGACCAGTCCACATTGGAAGCTGTTTATTTTGGTCAGAAACTGAGTACCCCT CCACCAAGTAATGCCAACAGTAGCAGTGTCCGTCTGCAACAAGCTCACCTTATGCACAAGACAATATGCAAAATTTTATTATCCTCTCATGAAAGTTTGCAAGAAAGTTTACAGCTGTTAGCATCCAAAATACCTGGGAACAGTTTTCATTTAG CCAAGAAAGATTGTCACACACGGTTAGGTGAAGCTGTGATGAAAGTGCAG GGAGTCCTCGAGGAAGATGACCTGATTCAAACTGCCATCACAGACATCACTCAGCTGTGTGCGGAGAATGTTATCTTGTGGGCACAGTTCCTGGAAATTGTTTTGAAGCAGCCGCAGGTTCATCTTCACCTGGCTAGGGAACATCACAACCTTCGG ATTAGAAGATTTGCAGAAGGTTTTTTCACATTAGATCATAAAAAGTCTTCGTGCTTATCTTGTTATGATCCTGG TCTCCATGGTCACTCAGCGTTAGCAAGTATAGTTAAAAACTCCCAGTACTTCAATAACTTGCCATCTCTTGCCGTGGAATGTACAGACCTGGACGGCGATGTGAACACATTACCCGTCATGTTTGAGGATATCTTCCACGATGCCCGGGCAGTACCCCCTC aggtctaccaaaaagcagctCACACTCTCTCAGAAGGCAGCAACACTGGCTCCCCCCGGCATAGGTCATCTTCTAACTCCTCTTCCTCTGTAGCCAGTGAACGAGGAGGCTCATCCCCCCATCTGAGGAAAAGGACCTCCTCCAAGAAGTTCATAAAAAACATGAAGCCCGAAGGTTTCAAGAGGCCGTCCTCCTATTACTGCAATGAAACGGAGGTGGTGCCAATTAAACAGGACACAGAGGTGACATTGATAGGCTACAGAAAAATACCAGCTCAAGATTTCATTTCTTCAGCAGCAGTTCACCTTGGTACACTAAGTCCAGACTCGCCAGATGGTGTAGGAA ACGCCAATCTGACCAATCAACTAGAGAAGTCCTACAGCAGTTCCTTGTCATCTATATTCCCCACATCCTGCATGAACCGAGGCAGTGATGACTCCATACCCGATATCTGTGATACTGAGATGTCTCAGCCTTCGTTTGTTTCAACTCCTGAAAAGACAGTCGTAAGTTGTGTTACTTTGCCCCAAGGGCCCAGCATTCCCTTGCCCCAAGCATCACCTCCACAAGGGGACACTTCAGCTATTGTTACTTCCAAACCGCCAGTTTTTCCTTCACAGTCTGATTCCATAACAACTAACTCAGGGCTCGCAAAATCTGTCGAGAAACATTCCACGGACTCGTTAAAAACATCTACGCCACAAAAAATAGTCCCCATCTCATCTATACATCAAACAACAGTCCCTGCCTTGAGCAAAGAAGAGCTCGGCCAACTGGCTAAAGGAATAAGCCATGCACTTGGCCAAGAGGACACCACTGCTGAGCAGTTAAAATCACCTGTTTCTGCCAATGATGATGACTTCAGTGATGATGACACTAATGTGGCCAATGGCTTTGACGATGTTTTAGAAACATACCGTCAGGATTTCAGCATTAAAAAACAATCGGATGTTGCTGCCTCGTCATTAACTTCAATGTCTAAAGCACCTTTACCAGGTGGGATTATTACCTCTTTAGAAAAAGCCCAGTCCCAAAGATCTCTGGAAGCTACCCAGACCGTTGACTCTAAAAATGACAGTGCCTTAGGTAGCGAAATATCATCCCAGGAGGAGGTCAGCTACTCCAGTTCTCCATCCAGTGGGAGTCGGCCCACTCAAATTGACACTTTAGGCTTAAACCTTCCTGTAGCAACGAACACTTCAATGGATCCTGGTCACGTGACCTGTTCTTACGCTGACCCTCGTCAGCAAGTTACTGTGTTGGAACTATTAAAAGAGGAGTACAAGCGATCAGTTGCTCTCCAAGATGGTGCTACAGATATTACAG ATTCCAAATGTTATAACTTGTTGACGTCGACGTCCAATAAGGATTTCCACCTCAGTGGACAGAGGGCTGCCAGTGATTCGGATATTCTCAGAAACTGTGAGGAGGAAGAGAAACATGTACATAACCATAAAGATGCCATAATGAG aACAAGTACAGAGGGGAGTGAGAAAAGAAAAGTTCATTTATCCACCTCTTCATCTTACCCTGAGTTATCTCATGCTGCTAGTAAACCAGAACCTCCACGACTGGTCTCTGTTGTTGGTCATAGTACCGTCAA tttcatCCAATTACGAGAAAGCCTTAAACTAGAGCTCAATTTTCCAGGATATTTGTATAG TGAGTGCCCAACACTGGCCTCCAGAATTCCTTATTTCCATGTACCAGCGGATGTAGATGAGACAAGTGGCATTCACCTGATAGTCTGTGTCCATGGCCTGGATG GTAACAGTGCTGACCTGCGACTGGTCAGAACTTACATTGAGATGGCTCTCCCAGGGTTTCGGCTGGAATTCTTGATGTCGGAAAGGAATCAG CAAGACACTTTTGCTGACTTTGACAAGATGACAGAACGTTTGGTGGATGAAATATTGTCCTATCTTGATACGTTTGGATTTGATATTACAAGAATAAG CTTTGTGGGTCATTCTTTGGGAAACATTATCATCAGATCCACCCTGTCCCACCCCAAGATTAGCCACCTGTTGCCCAAGTTGTATACCTTCCTGTCTTTGTCTGGGCCTCACCTGGGAACTCTGTACAACACAAGTGGACTAGTCAACATGG GCATGTGGTTTATGCAGAAATGGAAAAAGTCTGGCTCACTGCTACAGCTATCACTCAAAGATCATAATGACTTGAGACAGACTTTCTTGTACAAACTTAGTCAGAAACCAG TCCTTCACAACTTCAAGCATGTCCTACTGGTGGGCTCTCATCAAGATCGCTACATACCATACCACTCTTCTAGGATAGAGATCTGCAGGGCAGCACAGAAAGATACAACAACCACAG GGGCTGTGTACAGAGAAATGGTGCAGAACATCCTGGAGCCTATTATCCAATCAGCTCATTGCACTCTGATCCGCTACGATGTTTTCCACGCTCTTCCTTCCACTGCCAACACAATGATCGGCCGTGCTGCCCACATCGCAGTCTTGGACTCTGAGATTTTCATAGAGAAGTTCCTAACAGTGACCGGACTCAAATACTTTCAGTGA
- the LOC106076036 gene encoding protein FAM135A-like isoform X3, producing the protein MAELQATIEISVELNKFYNVDLFQRGYYQIQTVLKTPPKLSTRVEISDNKVNVLKGTQENASAFIQSCVGKSQKFQILYRNEEVDVSDIFIYRIHLLVESTKLEKNLESLDLRLELQLWCNDEDEISESEGKMELASSRTLQLHLSPTKGLHHSLPVLFDYFHLSAVEVVIHGTIIAIHQPYLNMPKSPKGAKAPDQSTLEAVYFGQKLSTPPPSNANSSSVRLQQAHLMHKTICKILLSSHESLQESLQLLASKIPGNSFHLAKKDCHTRLGEAVMKVQGVLEEDDLIQTAITDITQLCAENVILWAQFLEIVLKQPQVHLHLAREHHNLRIRRFAEGFFTLDHKKSSCLSCYDPGLHGHSALASIVKNSQYFNNLPSLAVECTDLDGDVNTLPVMFEDIFHDARAVPPQVYQKAAHTLSEGSNTGSPRHRSSSNSSSSVASERGGSSPHLRKRTSSKKFIKNMKPEGFKRPSSYYCNETEVVPIKQDTEVTLIGYRKIPAQDFISSAAVHLGTLSPDSPDGVGNANLTNQLEKSYSSSLSSIFPTSCMNRGSDDSIPDICDTEMSQPSFVSTPEKTVVSCVTLPQGPSIPLPQASPPQGDTSAIVTSKPPVFPSQSDSITTNSGLAKSVEKHSTDSLKTSTPQKIVPISSIHQTTVPALSKEELGQLAKGISHALGQEDTTAEQLKSPVSANDDDFSDDDTNVANGFDDVLETYRQDFSIKKQSDVAASSLTSMSKAPLPGGIITSLEKAQSQRSLEATQTVDSKNDSALGSEISSQEEVSYSSSPSSGSRPTQIDTLGLNLPVATNTSMDPGHVTCSYADPRQQVTVLELLKEEYKRSVALQDGATDITDSKCYNLLTSTSNKDFHLSGQRAASDSDILRNCEEEEKHVHNHKDAIMRTSTEGSEKRKVHLSTSSSYPELSHAASKPEPPRLVSVVGHSTVNFIQLRESLKLELNFPGYLYSECPTLASRIPYFHVPADVDETSGIHLIVCVHGLDGNSADLRLVRTYIEMALPGFRLEFLMSERNQQDTFADFDKMTERLVDEILSYLDTFGFDITRISFVGHSLGNIIIRSTLSHPKISHLLPKLYTFLSLSGPHLGTLYNTSGLVNMGMWFMQKWKKSGSLLQLSLKDHNDLRQTFLYKLSQKPVLHNFKHVLLVGSHQDRYIPYHSSRIEICRAAQKDTTTTGAVYREMVQNILEPIIQSAHCTLIRYDVFHALPSTANTMIGRAAHIAVLDSEIFIEKFLTVTGLKYFQ; encoded by the exons ATGGCCGAGCTTCAGGCTACCATAGAAATCTCTGTGGAGCTCAATAAATTTTACAATGTGGATCTATTCCAGAGAGG TTACTATCAAATCCAGACAGTCCTGAAGACACCACCCAAGCTGTCTACTAGAGTGGAGATAAGTGACAACAAAGTCAATGTTTTAAAAG GTACTCAGGAGAATGCCTCTGCCTTTATACAAAGCTGTGTTGGTAAGAGCCAGAAGTTCCAGATCCTGTACAGAAATGAGGAGGTGGATGTGTcggatatatttatatacaggATCCACCTGCTGGTGGAGAGTACCAAG cTAGAAAAgaatttagaaagtttggacCTGAGACTAGAACTACAGCTCTGGTGTAATGATGAAGATGAAAT TTCAGAGTCTGAGGGCAAGATGGAGCTGGCCAGTAGCAGGACATTACAGCTCCACCTCTCACCCACCAAAGGTCTCCACCACTCACTGCCTGTGCTCTTTGACTACTTTCACTTGTCAGCTGTGGAGGTTGTGATCCACGGAACTATCATTGCAATACATCAGCCTTATCTAAA TATGCCCAAATCCCCAAAAGGTGCTAAAGCTCCAGACCAGTCCACATTGGAAGCTGTTTATTTTGGTCAGAAACTGAGTACCCCT CCACCAAGTAATGCCAACAGTAGCAGTGTCCGTCTGCAACAAGCTCACCTTATGCACAAGACAATATGCAAAATTTTATTATCCTCTCATGAAAGTTTGCAAGAAAGTTTACAGCTGTTAGCATCCAAAATACCTGGGAACAGTTTTCATTTAG CCAAGAAAGATTGTCACACACGGTTAGGTGAAGCTGTGATGAAAGTGCAG GGAGTCCTCGAGGAAGATGACCTGATTCAAACTGCCATCACAGACATCACTCAGCTGTGTGCGGAGAATGTTATCTTGTGGGCACAGTTCCTGGAAATTGTTTTGAAGCAGCCGCAGGTTCATCTTCACCTGGCTAGGGAACATCACAACCTTCGG ATTAGAAGATTTGCAGAAGGTTTTTTCACATTAGATCATAAAAAGTCTTCGTGCTTATCTTGTTATGATCCTGG TCTCCATGGTCACTCAGCGTTAGCAAGTATAGTTAAAAACTCCCAGTACTTCAATAACTTGCCATCTCTTGCCGTGGAATGTACAGACCTGGACGGCGATGTGAACACATTACCCGTCATGTTTGAGGATATCTTCCACGATGCCCGGGCAGTACCCCCTC aggtctaccaaaaagcagctCACACTCTCTCAGAAGGCAGCAACACTGGCTCCCCCCGGCATAGGTCATCTTCTAACTCCTCTTCCTCTGTAGCCAGTGAACGAGGAGGCTCATCCCCCCATCTGAGGAAAAGGACCTCCTCCAAGAAGTTCATAAAAAACATGAAGCCCGAAGGTTTCAAGAGGCCGTCCTCCTATTACTGCAATGAAACGGAGGTGGTGCCAATTAAACAGGACACAGAGGTGACATTGATAGGCTACAGAAAAATACCAGCTCAAGATTTCATTTCTTCAGCAGCAGTTCACCTTGGTACACTAAGTCCAGACTCGCCAGATGGTGTAGGAA ACGCCAATCTGACCAATCAACTAGAGAAGTCCTACAGCAGTTCCTTGTCATCTATATTCCCCACATCCTGCATGAACCGAGGCAGTGATGACTCCATACCCGATATCTGTGATACTGAGATGTCTCAGCCTTCGTTTGTTTCAACTCCTGAAAAGACAGTCGTAAGTTGTGTTACTTTGCCCCAAGGGCCCAGCATTCCCTTGCCCCAAGCATCACCTCCACAAGGGGACACTTCAGCTATTGTTACTTCCAAACCGCCAGTTTTTCCTTCACAGTCTGATTCCATAACAACTAACTCAGGGCTCGCAAAATCTGTCGAGAAACATTCCACGGACTCGTTAAAAACATCTACGCCACAAAAAATAGTCCCCATCTCATCTATACATCAAACAACAGTCCCTGCCTTGAGCAAAGAAGAGCTCGGCCAACTGGCTAAAGGAATAAGCCATGCACTTGGCCAAGAGGACACCACTGCTGAGCAGTTAAAATCACCTGTTTCTGCCAATGATGATGACTTCAGTGATGATGACACTAATGTGGCCAATGGCTTTGACGATGTTTTAGAAACATACCGTCAGGATTTCAGCATTAAAAAACAATCGGATGTTGCTGCCTCGTCATTAACTTCAATGTCTAAAGCACCTTTACCAGGTGGGATTATTACCTCTTTAGAAAAAGCCCAGTCCCAAAGATCTCTGGAAGCTACCCAGACCGTTGACTCTAAAAATGACAGTGCCTTAGGTAGCGAAATATCATCCCAGGAGGAGGTCAGCTACTCCAGTTCTCCATCCAGTGGGAGTCGGCCCACTCAAATTGACACTTTAGGCTTAAACCTTCCTGTAGCAACGAACACTTCAATGGATCCTGGTCACGTGACCTGTTCTTACGCTGACCCTCGTCAGCAAGTTACTGTGTTGGAACTATTAAAAGAGGAGTACAAGCGATCAGTTGCTCTCCAAGATGGTGCTACAGATATTACAG ATTCCAAATGTTATAACTTGTTGACGTCGACGTCCAATAAGGATTTCCACCTCAGTGGACAGAGGGCTGCCAGTGATTCGGATATTCTCAGAAACTGTGAGGAGGAAGAGAAACATGTACATAACCATAAAGATGCCATAATGAG aACAAGTACAGAGGGGAGTGAGAAAAGAAAAGTTCATTTATCCACCTCTTCATCTTACCCTGAGTTATCTCATGCTGCTAGTAAACCAGAACCTCCACGACTGGTCTCTGTTGTTGGTCATAGTACCGTCAA tttcatCCAATTACGAGAAAGCCTTAAACTAGAGCTCAATTTTCCAGGATATTTGTATAG TGAGTGCCCAACACTGGCCTCCAGAATTCCTTATTTCCATGTACCAGCGGATGTAGATGAGACAAGTGGCATTCACCTGATAGTCTGTGTCCATGGCCTGGATG GTAACAGTGCTGACCTGCGACTGGTCAGAACTTACATTGAGATGGCTCTCCCAGGGTTTCGGCTGGAATTCTTGATGTCGGAAAGGAATCAG CAAGACACTTTTGCTGACTTTGACAAGATGACAGAACGTTTGGTGGATGAAATATTGTCCTATCTTGATACGTTTGGATTTGATATTACAAGAATAAG CTTTGTGGGTCATTCTTTGGGAAACATTATCATCAGATCCACCCTGTCCCACCCCAAGATTAGCCACCTGTTGCCCAAGTTGTATACCTTCCTGTCTTTGTCTGGGCCTCACCTGGGAACTCTGTACAACACAAGTGGACTAGTCAACATGG GCATGTGGTTTATGCAGAAATGGAAAAAGTCTGGCTCACTGCTACAGCTATCACTCAAAGATCATAATGACTTGAGACAGACTTTCTTGTACAAACTTAGTCAGAAACCAG TCCTTCACAACTTCAAGCATGTCCTACTGGTGGGCTCTCATCAAGATCGCTACATACCATACCACTCTTCTAGGATAGAGATCTGCAGGGCAGCACAGAAAGATACAACAACCACAG GGGCTGTGTACAGAGAAATGGTGCAGAACATCCTGGAGCCTATTATCCAATCAGCTCATTGCACTCTGATCCGCTACGATGTTTTCCACGCTCTTCCTTCCACTGCCAACACAATGATCGGCCGTGCTGCCCACATCGCAGTCTTGGACTCTGAGATTTTCATAGAGAAGTTCCTAACAGTGACCGGACTCAAATACTTTCAGTGA